A single Dasypus novemcinctus isolate mDasNov1 chromosome 4, mDasNov1.1.hap2, whole genome shotgun sequence DNA region contains:
- the LOC101432063 gene encoding olfactory receptor 5H2-like, translating to MEKQNATLLIEFVLTGFTDQPEWKISLFLVFLVVYLITMVGNIGLIALFWNDPYLHNPMYLFLGCLAFVDAWLSSTVTPKMLVSFLAKSKMISRSECLIQCFSFLISGTTECFLLATMAYDRYVAICNPLLYTVIMTDRFCIKLSVCSFLGGFLHALIHECFLFRLTFCKTNIIHHFYCDLIPLFMISCSDASINFLMVFVFSGSIQVFTILTVLVSYTYIVFTVLKNKSVKGISKAFSTCGAHLFSVSLYYGPLLFMYVHPRSSQEDDQDMMVSLFYTVIIPLLNPFIYSLRNKQVINSLVKMLKSKC from the coding sequence ATGGAAAAGCAAAATGCAACATTGTTGATAGAATTTGTTCTCACTGGATTTACAGATCAACCAGAGTGGAAAATCTCCCTATTCCTGGTATTTTTGGTGGTATACCTCATCACCATGGTGGGGAATATAGGACTGATTGCTCTCTTCTGGAATGACCCTTACCTGCACAACCCCATGTACTTATTCCTTGGATGCTTAGCATTTGTGGATGCTTGGCTTTCATCCACAGTGACCCCCAAAATGCTGGTCAGCTTCTTAGCCAAGAGTAAAATGATATCTCGGTCTGAATGCCTGAtacaatgtttttcatttttaatcagtGGAACCACAGAATGTTTTCTCTTGGCTACAATGGCATATGACCGTTATGTAGCCATATGCAACCCTTTACTTTATACAGTTATTATGACTGATAGATTTTGCATCAAGCTgtcagtttgttcatttttaggTGGCTTTCTTCATGCCTTAATTCATGAATGTTTTTTATTCAGATTAACTTTCTGTAAAACAAACATAATACATCACTTCTACTGTGACCTCATACCACTCTTTATGATTTCCTGTAGTGATGCATCTATTAATTTTCTaatggtttttgttttctctggttCAATTCAGGTATTCACCATTTTGACTGTTCTTGTTTCTTATACCTATATTGTCTTTACAGTCTTAAAGAATAAGTCTGTAAAAGGCATCAGCAAAGCATTCTCCACTTGTGGGGCCCatctcttttctgtctctttatacTATGGCCCTCTTCTCTTCATGTATGTGCACCCTCGATCTTCTCAAGAAGATGATCAAGACATGATGGTTTCTCTATTTTACACTGTCATAATTCCTTTGTTAAATCCATTTATCTACAGCCTAAGAAATAAGCAAGTTATCAATTCACTggttaaaatgttaaaatcaaaATGTTAA